The sequence tgggtgacgtcgtgtgggccaaggaacaccatttatcaaaagcggccgaggtgttcgcagcaaaattggccccaagatacgacggaccttaccaagtcataggttttgcgtcaccagtaatctgcaaaataagacacataaacacaaagaaagagcggaccatccacgtaagcgagctgaaacagcaacaaacggaaaacacaggcgagcggctacagcaagcagacacaacagatgcaaaacaacattaaaagtccaaggatacctacaaggatgaccaaaggacactacgaaaggatcccaaggatacctccaaggatgcccaaaggatactacgaagggtgtccaaggatacctccaaggatgaccaaaggacactacgaaaggagccaaaggatacctccaaggattcccaaagtgtactacggaaagagtccaaggatacctgcaaggattcccaaaggatactacgaacaaattccaaggatacctccaaggatactacaggtcatctacaaaggcgcaatgaaacacataaaggacatcaggagaacgttaagaacacaaagggagcgaaccagagcgtctaaggtctcgattgggactgatcggaggaaaagaaaaaacacgcatcaaaagtctgccgaaggaagagggaagacggcacagagcagagagctgtaccgtagatcaAGGTAGTAAGAAGGACGAGGAGAAGCCCACGAAAACAGAAGCCCCAGCCAAAACCAAGCCAAGCAAGGCACTAAATGCCAAATTGGAGCAGCAAGCGCGGCTGGAAGAGGAAGCGGAGGCGGAACGACTGGCTAACTTATCACCCGAGGATAAACTGGCCGAGAAGCTGCGCCTGCAAAAGATCCAGGAGGCCTCAGACCTCAAACACGCCCAAGACGCCTTCGGCGTGACGAGTACGAGCGGCGGCCTCGATGCCTTCAATCCGGAAAGCAAGGAGGAGTTCAAGGAGTTCGGCGCCACGATCAGCTGGAAGGTGGCCCAGTTCCGGGAATCGGAGCACTTTCCCCAGTTCGTCGAAGATCTGGTGCGCAGCCTATGCGTGAACCTGAGCGCCGCTGACATCAAAAGGGTCGAAATGACCGTGGAGATATTGCACTCGGAAAagctgaaacaggggccagaagtaaggggcatacatggcagctccAGCATTCTGAAATTCATActgggttaatacaggaagcagccaagcgacaccaa comes from Drosophila suzukii chromosome Y, CBGP_Dsuzu_IsoJpt1.0, whole genome shotgun sequence and encodes:
- the LOC139353598 gene encoding eukaryotic translation initiation factor 3 subunit J-like, whose translation is MASGKDSEPEAKKIATFLWLAGSKVTEIYSTLFPNDGTAHGMVGTMVTSSDPSTSAAVVSRTLEDVLKAFDDYSIPFRNITMESYKFNNIVQTEGQPFIEFETQLRKQYCKQQKKRVDNNNYNSSNRRVDNNNISNKRVDNNNYKSKQIDVDRKQTAGAGSEPERLRSRLGLIGGKEKTRIKSLPKEEGRRHRAESCTVDQGSKKDEEKPTKTEAPAKTKPSKALNAKLEQQARLEEEAEAERLANLSPEDKLAEKLRLQKIQEASDLKHAQDAFGVTSTSGGLDAFNPESKEEFKEFGATISWKVAQFRESEHFPQFVEDLVRSLCVNLSAADIKRVEMTVEILHSEKLKQGPEVRGIHGSSSILKFILG